A region from the Vicia villosa cultivar HV-30 ecotype Madison, WI linkage group LG3, Vvil1.0, whole genome shotgun sequence genome encodes:
- the LOC131655813 gene encoding uncharacterized protein LOC131655813, translated as MAPNRWIRPEVYPLFVPVGMAVGLCAMQLVRNITTNPEVRVTKQNRAAGILDNQSEGEKYSQHIVRKFVRGKSTEIMPSVNGFFSNPN; from the exons ATGGCCCCCAACAGATGGATCAGACCTGAGGTATACCCACTTTTCGTGCCAGTTGGTATGGCTGTTGGTCTCTGCGCTATGCAACTTGTTAGAAACATAACCACCAATCCTGAAGTCAG GGTAACCAAACAGAACAGAGCTGCAGGAATTCTTGACAATCAATCCGAGGGTGAGAAATATTCACAACACATTGTCAGGAAGTTTGTCCGTGGCAAGAGCACTGAGATTATGCCATCCGTCAACGGCTTCTTCTCCAACCCAAACTAA